A section of the Acropora muricata isolate sample 2 chromosome 4, ASM3666990v1, whole genome shotgun sequence genome encodes:
- the LOC136913973 gene encoding cilia- and flagella-associated protein 206-like, whose translation MSRAQAESVIKNIIREIAQECANKGQAVSETLVAFMVKAVVLDPDNEFNVDRTLTKDDVQKLIMLCVDRLLDNQSPSLDTVKMQVYFDMNYTSRADFLEEHRRVLDQRLQPVVREITDSRARTRDELEGLYRRIVSCVLLRSGLGSPTEIAIVREATAALQSVFPQTELGTFMSLTKRDKERQLSELTLIVTGIRLFNRECGKGGEGIDDLPAILSEAIPATTQNVRTEIQNTTKLAFTYTALIEDAVVNQKALDGLSLSGLKEALINTRQHEAFLSILLNDVMGCAHQVDGLESQFAARMETLKNTVQSKTAVPTAQVYPQFITLAHLWTGFQDEMVLLSVLSNILASLEPFTKVHKDEFTEDVLQPYLEGIEIKTDDQRLAETSTNEHRINAKEINNPQIELLYHETTQNFDKLPIQYRGFCGWSLVVYDRLLIPSNPANGVLRYNDNYYSFCDKQAAYEFANAPDSYITGVAEAAKKSPELIQLLELHTQFASITPYAQGKEPGRMIEAPVTKCDSGTQTDTHFMESNIVKSYEWNEWELRRKALKLANLRTKLTHSMQTNLSQFRRDNDCQVYLPKDAETQTKRESSTNVPKPSTFVAGLRGCNSTKTTMNVVDLTLDVDQT comes from the exons ATGTCTAGGGCACAGGCTGAAAGTGTCATAAAGAATATAATTCGTGAAATCGCTCAAGAATGCGCCAACAAAGGCCAAGCTGTTTCAGAGACTCTAGTTGCTTTTATG GTTAAGGCGGTAGTCTTGGACCCCGATAATGAATTTAACGTGGACAGAACTCTTACCAAAGATGATGTACAAAAGCTAATTATG CTTTGTGTTGACAGGTTGTTGGATAATCAGTCTCCCTCATTGGATACGGTGAAAATGCAGGTTTACTTTGACATGAATTACACCAGTCGAG CTGATTTCTTAGAAGAACACAGACGAGTTCTTGACCAGAGGCTCCAACCAGTTGTCAGAGAAATCACTGATAGTCGTGCCAGGACAAGAGATGAACTGGAGG GTCTGTACAGAAGAATAGTATCATGTGTTTTGTTACGTTCTGGACTGGGCTCACCTACCGAAATTGCAATCGTAAGAGAAGCCACAG CTGCTCTTCAGAGTGTGTTTCCTCAAACAGAGTTGGGAACATTTATGTCTCTTACAAAACGTGATAAAGAAAGGCAGCTGAGTGAACTCACTCTTATTGTGACTGGAATTCGACTCTTCAATCGTGAATGTGGCAAAGGAGGAGAAGGAATTGATGACT tacCTGCTATACTCAGTGAAGCTATACCTGCAACAACACAGAATGTTCGGACAGAAATTCAAAACACAACCAAACTAGCTTTCACATACACAG CCTTGATTGAAGATGCTGTTGTCAACCAGAAGGCACTTGATGGTCTGTCGTTAAGTGGTCTCAAAGAAGCTTTAATCAACACACGACAACATGAAGcatttttgtccattttgtTG AATGATGTGATGGGCTGTGCACATCAAGTAGATGGCCTGGAGTCACAGTTTGCAGCCAGGATGGAAACACTGAAGAACACAGTGCAATCCAAAACAGCTGTGCCAACTGCACAAGTCTAT CCTCAGTTCATTACCCTGGCTCATTTGTGGACTGGTTTTCAAGACGAGATGGTTCTGTTGAGTGTTCTTAGTAACATTCTTGCTAGCTTGGAGCCATTTACCAAG gttCATAAAGACGAATTTACTGAAGATGTTCTTCAGCCGTACCTTGAAGGAATAGAAATCAAGACCGATGATCAGAGGCTCGCGGAG aCGTCGACAAATGAGCACAGAATTAACGCAAAAGAGATCAACAATCCCCAGATTGAGCTGTTGTATCACGAGACAACGCAGAACTTTGACAAACTTCCCATCCAATATCGA GGTTTTTGCGGTTGGTCTTTGGTCGTGTATGACCGCTTATTGATTCCATCCAATCCGGCCAATGGAGTGCTTCGctacaatgataattattactcGTTCTGTGACAAACAAGCTGCATATGAGTTTGCTAATGCACCAGACAG TTACATTACTGGCGTGGCTGAAGCTGCGAAGAAGTCACCTGAGCTCATTCAGCTTCTGGAACTGCACACTCAATTTGCTTCCATTACCCCGTATGCCCAG GGTAAAGAGCCTGGACGAATGATTGAGGCACCCGTAACTAAATGTGACAGTGGAACACAAACTGACACACACTTCATGGAATCAAACATTGTCAAATCATACGAGTGGAATGAATGGGAGCTGAGAAGAAAGGCTCTTAAGTTG GCAAATCTGCGTACAAAGCTGACCCACTCAATGCAGACGAACTTGAGCCAATTCCGGAGAGATAATGACTGTCAAGTTTACCTTCCCAA GGATGCGGAAACACAGACCAAGCGAGAGTCATCGACTAATGTTCCTAAGCCGTCCACATTCGTGGCTGGTTTGCGTGGCTGCAACTCGACCAAGACAACTATGAATGTGGTGGATTTAACCTTAGATGTAGATCAAACATAA